A genomic segment from Mus caroli chromosome 17, CAROLI_EIJ_v1.1, whole genome shotgun sequence encodes:
- the Mpnd gene encoding MPN domain-containing protein codes for MAAPESLSPGATAEEAPEEDEEDAEAEDPERGAGSGGRSGSLGGSGGGTAGPGMALGGALTRRAVTLRVLLKDELLEPGEGVLSIYYLGRKFTGDLQLDGRIVWQETGQVFNSPSAWATHCKKLVNPAKKSGCGWASVKYKGQKLDKYKAAWLRRHQLHMSVAAADESPTSEGEEEELLLEEEEDDVLAGVSSEDKGHRPPGKGSLEPEATPPGKRMDKVPVPIRYCMLGSRDSARNPHTLVEVTSFAAINKFQPFNVAVSSNVLFLLDFHCHLTRSEVVGYLGGRWDINNQMLTVLRAFPCRSRLGDTDTAATVEEEIYQVLFLRGLSLVGWYHSHPHSPAVPSLQDIDAQMEYQLRLQGSSNGFQPCLALLCSPYYSGNPGPESKICPFWVMPPPEQRPSDYGIPMDVEMAYVQDSFLTNDVLQEMVMLVEFYKGAPDLVKFQEAWSPEHTYLDKLKMSLASRTPKDQGMCHVLEQVCSVLKQGS; via the exons ATGGCAG CTCCCGAGTCTCTGTCTCCCGGGGCCACGGCCGAGGAGGCGccggaggaagatgaggaggacgCGGAGGCCGAGGACCCCGAGCGCGGGGCGGGTAGCGGAGGGCGCAGCGGCAGCCTCGGTGGCAGTGGAGGCGGCACGGCAGGGCCTGGGATGGCCCTAGGGGGCGCGCTCACGAGGCGCGCGGTCACGCTTCGGGTGCTGCTCAAAGACGAGCTGCTGGAGCCCGGTGAGGGGGTGCTATCCATCTACTACCTG gGCAGGAAGTTTACTGGGGACCTACAGCTGGATGGCAGGATAGTATGGCAGGAAACTGGACAAGTCTTCAACTCACCCAGCGCCTGGGCCACACACTGCAAGAAGCTCGTCAACCCAGCCAAGAAGTCTGGCTGTGGCTGGGCCTCTGTCAAGTACAAGGGCCAGAAACTGGACAAATACAAGGCCGCCTGGCTTCGCCGGCACCAGCTACATATGTCTGTAGCTGCGGCCGATGAG AGTCCCACCagtgaaggggaggaggaagaattgctgttggaggaggaggaagatgatgtgCTGGCTGGGGTCTCATCAGAGGACAAAGGCCACAGACCCCCTGGGAAGGGTTCCTTGGAGCCAG AGGCCACACCCCCAGGGAAGCGTATGGACAAGGTGCCAGTGCCCATCCGTTACTGCATGCTGGGCAGCAGAGACTCTGCCAG GAACCCCCACACTCTGGTAGAAGTAACATCCTTTGCTGCCATCAACAAGTTCCAGCCATTCAACGTGGCCGTTTCCAGTAATGTGCTGTTCCTCTTG GACTTCCACTGTCACCTGACTCGGAGTGAGGTCGTGGGTTACCTTGGTGGTCGCTGGGACATCAACAATCAGA TGCTGACCGTGCTGAGAGCCTTCCCATGCAGGAGTCGGCTGGGGGACACTGATACTGCAGCCACGGTTGAGGAGGAG ATCTACCAGGTCCTGTTCCTGCGAGGCCTGTCCCTGGTGGGCTGGTACCACAGCCACCCGCACAGCCCTGCAGTACCCTCCTTGCAGGACATCGACGCACAGATGGAGTACCAGTTGAGACTGCAAGGCTCCAGCAATGGCTTCCAGCCCTGCCTGGCCCTGCTGTGCT CCCCCTACTACTCTGGCAACCCAGGCCCTGAGTCCAAGATCTGCCCTTTCTGGGTGATGCCTCCCCCTGAG CAAAGGCCCAGTGACTATGGAATCCCCATGGATGTAGAGATGGCGTATGTCCAAGATAGCTTCTTGACCAACGATGTTCTTCAGGAGATG GTGATGCTGGTTGAGTTCTACAAGGGTGCCCCTGACCTGGTGAAGTTCCAAGAGGCCTGGAGCCCAGAGCATACCTACCTGGACAAGCTCAAG ATGTCCTTGGCCAGCAGGACCCCGAAGGACCAGGGCATGTGCCACGTGCTGGAGCAGGTCTGCAGTGTGCTCAAGCAGGGAAGCTGA
- the Sh3gl1 gene encoding endophilin-A2 has product MSVAGLKKQFYKASQLVSEKVGGAEGTKLDDDFKEMEKKVDVTSKAVAEVLVRTIEYLQPNPASRAKLTMLNTVSKIRGQVKNPGYPQSEGLLGECMVRHGKELGGESNFGDALLDAGESMKRLAEVKDSLDIEVKQNFIDPLQNLCDKDLKEIQHHLKKLEGRRLDFDYKKKRQGKIPDEELRQALEKFEESKEVAETSMHNLLETDIEQVSQLSALVDAQLDYHRQAVQILEELADKLKRRVREASSRPKREFKPRPREPFELGELEQPNGGFPCAPAPKITASSSFRSADKPIRVPSKSMPPLDQPSCKALYDFEPENDGELGFREGDLITLTNQIDENWYEGMLHGQSGFFPLSYVQVLVPLPQ; this is encoded by the exons ATGTCGGTGGCAGGGCTAAAGAAGCAGTTCTACAAGGCGAGCCAG CTGGTCAGCGAGAAGGTTGGTGGGGCCGAAGGGACCAAACTGGATGATGACTTTAAAGAGATGGAAAAG AAGGTGGATGTCACCAGCAAGGCCGTGGCAGAGGTGCTGGTCAGAACCATAGAATATCTGCAGCCTAACCCAG CCTCGAGAGCCAAGCTGACTATGCTGAACACCGTATCCAAGATCCGGGGCCAAGTGAAGAATCCTGGCTACCCACAGTCAGAGGGTCTGTTGGGAGAGTGCATGGTTCGCCATGGCAAGGAACTAGGTGGAGAGTCCAACTTCG GTGATGCCCTGCTAGATGCAGGTGAGTCCATGAAGCGCCTGGCTGAGGTGAAGGACTCACTGGACATCGAGGTCAAGCAGAACTTCATTGACCCACTACAGAACCTGTGTGACAAGGATCTGAAGGAGATCCAG CACCACCTGAAGAAATTGGAGGGCCGCCGTCTTGACTTTGACTACAAGAAGAAGCGCCAGGGCAAGATCCCCGATGAGGAGCTGCGCCAGGCCCTAGAGAAGTTCGAGGAGTCCAAGGAGGTGGCGGAGACCAGTATGCACAACCTCCTGGAGACTGAT ATAGAGCAGGTGAGCCAGCTCTCGGCCCTGGTGGACGCCCAGCTGGATTACCACCGGCAGGCAGTGCAGATCCTGGAGGAGCTGGCTGACAAGCTGAAGCGCAG GGTTCGGGAAGCCTCCTCACGCCCCAAGCGGGAGTTCAAGCCCCGGCCCCGGGAGCCCTTTGAGCTTGGAGAGCTGGAGCAGCCCAATGGGGGATTCCCCTGTGCCCCAGCACCTAAGATCACAG CCTCCTCATCATTTAGATCGGCAGACAAGCCCATCAGGGTGCCCAGCAAGAGTATGC CACCCCTGGACCAGCCAAGCTGCAAGGCGCTTTATGACTTTGAGCCAGAGAATGATGGCGAGTTGGGCTTCCGTGAGGGTGACCTTATCACGCTTACCAACCAGATCGACGAGAACTGGTATGAGGGGATGCTGCACGGCCAGTCAGGCTTCTTCCCACTCAGCTACGTGCAGGTGCTGGTGCCTCTGCCTCAGTGA